The following are from one region of the Mycolicibacterium diernhoferi genome:
- the hisC gene encoding histidinol-phosphate transaminase, giving the protein MTARLRPELADLPAYTPGRTVPGAIKIASNETVHGPLPSVLEAIAASAETINRYPDNGYRDLRERLAKHVDFAPENISVGSGSVSLCQQLIQITSTVGDEVIFGWRSFEIYPLQVRTAGATPVAVPLKDHVHDLDAMAAAITERTRLIFVCNPNNPTSTVVDPAALQAFVESVPSDILVVIDEAYVEYIRDGLLPDSLGLVRKHPNVVVLRTFSKAYGLAGLRIGYAVADPGIVTALGKVYVPFTATTISQAAAIASLDAADELLVRTDAVVAERARVSAALAEAGYELPPSQANFVWLPLPGRSAEFTNAAADDRLLVRPYGEDGVRVTVAAEHENDAFLAFARKWIGQ; this is encoded by the coding sequence GTGACCGCCCGTCTGCGACCCGAGCTGGCCGATCTGCCGGCCTACACGCCGGGACGCACTGTGCCCGGCGCCATCAAGATCGCGAGCAATGAGACCGTGCACGGTCCGCTGCCCAGCGTGCTGGAGGCCATCGCCGCCTCCGCCGAGACCATCAACCGGTATCCGGACAACGGCTACCGCGATCTGCGGGAGCGCCTCGCCAAGCACGTCGACTTCGCCCCGGAGAACATCTCGGTGGGCTCCGGATCGGTGAGCCTGTGCCAGCAGCTCATCCAGATCACCTCGACGGTCGGCGACGAGGTGATCTTCGGTTGGCGCAGTTTCGAGATCTACCCGCTGCAGGTCCGCACCGCCGGGGCCACCCCCGTCGCGGTGCCGCTCAAGGACCACGTGCACGACCTGGACGCAATGGCCGCCGCGATCACCGAACGCACCCGGCTGATCTTCGTCTGCAACCCGAACAACCCGACCTCCACGGTGGTCGACCCCGCCGCCCTGCAGGCGTTCGTCGAGTCGGTGCCCTCCGACATCCTGGTCGTCATCGACGAGGCCTACGTCGAGTACATCCGGGACGGCCTGCTGCCGGACAGCCTCGGTCTGGTCCGCAAGCACCCGAACGTCGTCGTGCTGCGCACCTTCTCCAAGGCGTACGGGTTGGCCGGGCTGCGCATCGGCTACGCGGTGGCCGATCCGGGCATCGTCACCGCGCTGGGCAAGGTGTACGTCCCGTTCACCGCCACCACCATCTCCCAGGCCGCGGCCATCGCCTCGCTGGACGCCGCCGACGAACTGCTGGTCCGCACCGACGCCGTCGTCGCCGAGCGCGCCCGGGTCAGCGCCGCACTGGCCGAGGCCGGTTACGAGTTGCCGCCCTCGCAGGCCAACTTCGTCTGGCTGCCCCTGCCCGGCCGGAGCGCCGAATTCACCAACGCCGCGGCCGACGACAGACTGCTGGTGCGCCCCTACGGGGAGGACGGGGTGCGGGTGACGGTGGCCGCCGAGCACGAGAACGACGCGTTCCTGGCATTCGCCCGGAAATGGATCGGCCAGTGA
- a CDS encoding crotonase/enoyl-CoA hydratase family protein — MAYESVTVDIADHVARVTLIGPGKGNAMGPAFWAEMPDVFGTLDADPEVRAIVLTGSGRNFSYGLDLVTMGASLPGLDSGAKGRLDFHKMIAKMQGAISAVADCRTPTIAAIQGWCIGGGVDLISAVDIRYASADAKFSVREVKLAIVADVGSLARLPLILSDGHLRELALTGKDIDAARAEKIGLVNDVYADADATLAAAHETAAEIAANPPLTVHGVKDVLDQQRIGRVSESLRYVAAWNSAFLPSKDLGEAVTAMFQKRPPQFTGE; from the coding sequence ATGGCATACGAATCCGTCACCGTGGACATCGCCGACCATGTCGCCCGGGTGACCCTGATCGGCCCTGGCAAGGGCAACGCGATGGGTCCGGCGTTCTGGGCGGAGATGCCCGATGTGTTCGGCACCCTGGACGCCGACCCGGAGGTGCGCGCCATCGTGCTGACCGGTTCTGGCCGGAATTTCAGCTACGGGTTGGACCTGGTGACGATGGGCGCCAGCCTGCCGGGCCTGGACTCCGGCGCCAAGGGCCGGTTGGACTTCCACAAGATGATCGCCAAGATGCAGGGCGCCATCAGTGCGGTCGCCGACTGCCGCACCCCCACCATCGCCGCTATCCAGGGCTGGTGCATCGGCGGCGGCGTCGACCTGATCAGCGCCGTGGACATCCGCTATGCCAGCGCCGACGCCAAGTTCTCGGTGCGCGAGGTGAAGCTGGCCATCGTCGCCGACGTCGGCTCGCTGGCCCGGCTGCCGCTCATCCTGTCCGATGGCCACCTGCGTGAACTCGCCCTGACCGGCAAGGACATCGACGCGGCGCGCGCCGAGAAGATCGGTCTGGTCAACGACGTGTACGCCGACGCCGACGCCACGCTGGCGGCCGCGCACGAGACCGCGGCAGAGATCGCGGCCAACCCGCCGCTGACCGTGCACGGCGTCAAGGACGTGCTCGATCAGCAGCGCATCGGCCGGGTGTCGGAGAGCCTGCGTTATGTGGCGGCGTGGAACTCGGCGTTCCTGCCGTCCAAGGATCTGGGCGAGGCGGTCACCGCGATGTTCCAGAAGCGCCCGCCCCAGTTCACCGGGGAATAG
- a CDS encoding linear amide C-N hydrolase translates to MCTRVIWPDAGDAVLVGRNMDFHKDLMTNLWKQPRGVTRDDGVSGKLQWTSKYGSVIATAFDIISVDGINEAGLAGHVLWLAESTFGTPDPDRTQLSQAIWLQYFLDNFATVADAVAWVEQTDLQVVQMDDPTGGKPPAIHLALDDATGDSAIIEYIDGKAKIYHDRDYRVMTNSPTFDQQLELVKSFDGLGGSAPLPGSTLATDRFARASYYVSRLPKPGGQVEAIAGMMSVIRNAAQPFRIPDPGKPDASQTIWQVVLDLTNKRYVYESTTRPNIVWVDLADLDFTEGSPQLKLDLIGELAVQGGIAGNVSDRFEDKGPMTFLSLQLLAQLKAAQG, encoded by the coding sequence GTGTGCACCCGAGTGATCTGGCCGGACGCCGGCGACGCGGTTCTGGTGGGACGAAACATGGACTTCCACAAGGACCTGATGACCAACCTGTGGAAGCAGCCGCGCGGCGTCACCCGCGATGACGGTGTGAGCGGCAAGCTGCAGTGGACCTCGAAGTACGGCAGCGTGATCGCCACCGCCTTCGACATCATCTCGGTGGACGGCATCAACGAGGCCGGACTGGCCGGACACGTGCTCTGGCTCGCCGAATCCACCTTCGGCACACCGGATCCCGACCGCACCCAGCTGAGCCAGGCGATCTGGCTGCAGTACTTCCTGGACAACTTCGCGACGGTCGCCGATGCGGTGGCCTGGGTCGAGCAGACCGATCTGCAGGTGGTCCAGATGGACGATCCCACCGGCGGTAAGCCGCCGGCCATCCACCTGGCGCTCGACGACGCCACCGGGGACTCGGCGATCATCGAGTACATCGACGGCAAGGCGAAGATCTACCACGACCGCGACTACCGGGTGATGACCAATTCGCCGACCTTCGACCAGCAGTTGGAACTGGTGAAGTCGTTCGACGGGCTCGGCGGGTCCGCCCCGCTGCCCGGGTCGACGCTGGCCACCGACCGGTTCGCCCGGGCCAGCTACTACGTGAGCCGGTTGCCCAAGCCGGGCGGGCAGGTCGAGGCGATCGCCGGGATGATGTCGGTGATCCGGAACGCGGCGCAGCCGTTCCGCATCCCGGACCCCGGCAAACCCGATGCGTCGCAGACTATTTGGCAGGTCGTGCTGGACCTGACCAACAAGCGCTACGTCTACGAGTCCACCACCCGGCCCAACATCGTGTGGGTGGACCTCGCGGACCTCGACTTCACCGAAGGCAGCCCGCAGCTCAAGCTGGACCTGATCGGCGAGCTGGCCGTGCAGGGCGGGATCGCCGGCAATGTGTCAGACCGGTTCGAGGACAAGGGCCCGATGACGTTCCTGTCCCTTCAGTTGCTGGCGCAACTGAAGGCGGCGCAGGGCTGA
- a CDS encoding MarR family winged helix-turn-helix transcriptional regulator, producing the protein MEAIIGGRTASTMPGLDIAEQKSWQNFLDSALRLYATLNRSLVDSHGLALNDVRLLDILDTSDSGSARMGDLAEGLMSLPSRVTRQIHRLEKLQLVNRVASPDDRRGVLAIITDEGRALLAEARQTYSAGVRSHYLGRLSRSQITATGENCRRISAGLQANGRPAKIGRV; encoded by the coding sequence ATGGAAGCGATCATCGGTGGCCGAACGGCAAGCACCATGCCAGGCTTGGATATCGCTGAGCAGAAATCTTGGCAAAATTTTCTGGACTCGGCGTTACGTTTATACGCGACTTTGAACAGGTCCTTGGTGGATAGCCACGGCCTGGCTCTCAATGATGTCCGCCTGCTCGACATTCTGGACACCTCGGACAGTGGATCGGCGCGGATGGGGGATCTTGCCGAGGGACTGATGTCCCTGCCCAGTCGGGTGACCCGGCAGATCCATCGATTGGAAAAGCTGCAGTTGGTCAACCGGGTCGCCAGCCCGGACGACCGTCGCGGCGTACTGGCCATCATCACCGACGAGGGGCGGGCCCTGCTGGCCGAGGCCAGGCAGACCTACAGCGCCGGGGTGCGCAGCCACTATCTGGGCCGGCTGTCCCGCTCGCAGATCACCGCGACGGGGGAGAACTGCCGCCGGATCAGCGCTGGGCTGCAGGCCAATGGTCGGCCCGCCAAAATCGGACGGGTGTAG
- a CDS encoding NAD(P)H-quinone oxidoreductase, translating to MRAIFAVSTERMTWQEVPDVAAHAGEVVIKVVAAGVNRADLLQAGGSYPPPPGASETLGLEVSGTIAEVGPGVAGWTVGQPVCALLAGGGYAEFVAVPAAQLMPVPDGVGLVEAAALPEVACTVWSNLMMTARLQPGALLLIHGGASGIGTHAIQLARALGTRVAVTAGSAEKLAVCSDLGAEILINYRDEDFAEKVRGAGGADVIFDIIGAKYLDRNIDALADGGRLVIIGMQGGVKAELNIGKLLGKRAGVMATALRSRPVDGPDGKGAIVDQVKANVWPLIAEGKIRPIIGAELPIERAAEAHQLLRDSAVTGKVLLRVG from the coding sequence ATGCGGGCCATTTTTGCAGTTTCAACCGAACGTATGACATGGCAAGAAGTTCCCGACGTCGCAGCTCACGCGGGTGAAGTTGTGATCAAGGTGGTTGCCGCGGGAGTGAATCGGGCCGACCTGCTACAAGCCGGAGGTAGCTACCCGCCGCCGCCCGGCGCCAGCGAGACCCTCGGCCTGGAGGTCTCCGGGACGATCGCCGAGGTTGGGCCGGGCGTCGCCGGCTGGACCGTGGGTCAACCGGTGTGCGCTTTGCTGGCAGGCGGTGGTTACGCCGAGTTCGTCGCGGTGCCGGCGGCCCAGCTGATGCCCGTTCCCGACGGTGTCGGGCTGGTTGAGGCGGCCGCCCTGCCCGAGGTGGCGTGCACGGTGTGGTCCAACCTGATGATGACCGCGCGGCTGCAGCCCGGCGCATTACTGCTGATCCACGGCGGGGCGAGCGGCATCGGCACCCACGCCATCCAACTGGCGCGCGCCTTGGGCACCCGGGTCGCGGTCACCGCCGGCTCCGCGGAGAAGCTCGCGGTGTGCTCGGATCTGGGCGCGGAGATTCTCATCAATTACCGCGACGAGGACTTCGCCGAAAAGGTGCGCGGAGCGGGTGGCGCCGATGTGATCTTCGACATCATCGGCGCCAAATACCTGGACCGGAACATCGATGCGCTGGCCGACGGCGGCCGTCTGGTGATCATCGGCATGCAGGGCGGAGTGAAGGCCGAACTGAACATCGGCAAGTTGCTCGGCAAACGTGCCGGGGTGATGGCGACCGCCCTGCGGTCCCGGCCGGTCGACGGTCCGGACGGTAAGGGCGCGATCGTCGATCAGGTGAAGGCCAATGTGTGGCCGCTGATCGCCGAGGGGAAGATCCGGCCCATCATCGGAGCCGAACTGCCGATCGAGCGGGCCGCGGAGGCCCACCAGCTGCTGCGCGACAGCGCCGTCACCGGCAAGGTGCTCCTGCGCGTCGGCTGA
- a CDS encoding cysteine desulfurase-like protein — protein MAYDVARVRGLHPSLGDGWVHLDAQNGMLLPDSVATTVSTAFRGSKPITTGPHPSARRSATVLAAARQAIADFVGADPDGVVLGADRAVLLTSLADAASVRVGLGYEIVLSRLDDEANIAPWLRAANRYGAKVKWAEVDIESGELPSWQWEGLITPPTRLAAITSASATLGTITDLTPVTKLVHENNGLVIVDHSAAAPYRMIDIDDIDADVVALNAVTWGGPPIGALVFRDPAVIAQFSSVSLDPHARGPARLETGIHQYGLLGGVVASVEYLANLDEAASGSRRERLAVSMESAALYLDRLFTYLLSSLRSLPRVLVLGSPAERIPVLSLVVDGVPAERVMQRLADNGVLVGRSEHSRVLDALGVDDIGGAITVGLSHYSTAAEVDQLVRVLASLG, from the coding sequence ATGGCGTACGACGTTGCCCGGGTGCGGGGGCTGCACCCCTCGCTGGGCGACGGCTGGGTGCACCTCGACGCGCAGAACGGGATGTTGCTGCCCGACTCGGTGGCCACCACGGTCTCGACCGCGTTCCGTGGCTCCAAGCCGATCACGACGGGTCCGCACCCATCGGCCCGGCGCAGCGCGACGGTGCTGGCCGCGGCCCGGCAGGCGATCGCCGACTTCGTCGGGGCCGATCCCGACGGTGTGGTGCTCGGCGCCGATCGTGCCGTGCTGCTGACCTCGCTGGCCGACGCCGCCTCGGTGCGGGTCGGCCTGGGCTACGAGATCGTGCTCTCCCGCCTCGACGACGAGGCCAACATCGCGCCGTGGCTGCGCGCGGCGAACCGGTACGGCGCCAAGGTCAAATGGGCCGAGGTGGACATCGAGTCCGGCGAACTGCCGTCCTGGCAGTGGGAGGGCCTGATCACCCCGCCGACCAGGCTGGCGGCGATCACCTCGGCCTCGGCGACGCTGGGCACCATCACCGATCTGACGCCGGTGACCAAGCTGGTGCACGAGAACAACGGTCTGGTGATCGTCGATCATTCGGCCGCGGCGCCCTACCGGATGATCGACATCGACGACATCGACGCCGATGTGGTCGCCCTGAACGCGGTCACCTGGGGTGGCCCCCCGATCGGCGCGCTGGTGTTCCGCGATCCGGCCGTCATCGCGCAGTTCAGTTCGGTGTCGCTGGACCCGCACGCGCGTGGGCCGGCCCGGCTGGAGACCGGGATCCACCAGTACGGCCTGCTCGGCGGCGTGGTCGCCAGCGTCGAGTACCTCGCCAACCTGGACGAGGCGGCGTCCGGGTCCCGCCGGGAACGTCTCGCGGTGTCGATGGAATCGGCTGCGCTCTACCTGGACCGGCTGTTCACCTACCTGCTGTCCTCGCTGCGCTCGCTGCCGCGGGTGCTGGTGCTGGGCAGCCCGGCCGAACGCATCCCGGTGCTGAGCCTGGTCGTGGACGGGGTGCCCGCCGAGCGGGTCATGCAGCGACTGGCCGACAACGGGGTGCTGGTCGGACGCAGTGAGCACTCCCGCGTGCTGGACGCGCTCGGCGTCGACGACATCGGCGGCGCGATCACGGTGGGTCTGTCGCACTACTCGACTGCGGCCGAGGTCGACCAGCTGGTGCGGGTGCTGGCGTCCCTGGGCTAG
- a CDS encoding bacterial proteasome activator family protein, with product MTINPDDDDNVEILTGDAAQEAAADDDKALTDLIEQPAKVMRIGTMIKQLLEEVRAAPLDEASRSKLAQIHSSSIRELEEGLAPELREELERLTLPFSDESVPSEAELRIAQAQLVGWLEGLFHGIQTALFAQQMAARAQLEQMRQLPPGMVPPGQRGPGHPGTGQYL from the coding sequence ATGACGATCAACCCCGATGATGACGACAACGTCGAGATCCTGACCGGCGATGCGGCCCAAGAGGCCGCCGCCGACGACGACAAGGCGCTGACCGACCTGATCGAACAGCCTGCCAAGGTGATGCGGATCGGGACGATGATCAAGCAGCTGCTCGAGGAGGTGCGGGCGGCGCCGCTGGACGAGGCGAGCCGCAGCAAGCTGGCGCAGATTCACAGCAGCAGCATCCGCGAGCTCGAGGAGGGCCTGGCCCCCGAACTGCGCGAGGAGCTGGAGCGGCTGACGCTGCCGTTCAGCGACGAGTCGGTGCCCAGCGAGGCGGAGCTGCGCATCGCGCAGGCCCAGCTGGTGGGCTGGCTGGAGGGCCTGTTCCACGGCATCCAGACCGCGTTGTTCGCTCAGCAGATGGCCGCCCGCGCCCAGCTGGAGCAGATGCGTCAGCTGCCGCCGGGGATGGTCCCGCCCGGACAACGCGGCCCGGGGCATCCGGGGACCGGGCAGTACCTGTAG
- the wzt gene encoding galactan export ABC transporter ATP-binding subunit Wzt/RfbE, with translation MSNEPFISTENAWVEFPIFDAKSRSLKKAFLGKAGGTIGRNESNVVVIEALRDITMSLQMGDRVGLVGHNGAGKSTLLRLLSGIYEPTRGSATVRGRVAPVFDLGVGMDPEISGFENIIIRGLFLGQTRKQMMAKVDEIADFTELGDYLSMPLRTYSTGMRVRLAMGVVTSIDPEILLLDEGIGAVDAEFMKKARTRLQSLVARSGILVFASHSNEFLAQLCKTAMWVDHGTIKMTGGIEEVVGAYEGPDAARHVREVLAENARDDA, from the coding sequence GTGTCGAACGAACCATTCATCTCCACCGAGAACGCCTGGGTGGAGTTCCCGATCTTCGATGCCAAGTCACGGTCGCTGAAGAAGGCGTTCCTCGGCAAGGCCGGTGGCACGATCGGCCGCAACGAATCCAACGTCGTGGTCATCGAGGCATTGCGCGACATCACCATGTCCCTGCAGATGGGCGACCGGGTCGGGTTGGTCGGCCACAACGGCGCCGGCAAGTCGACGTTGCTGCGGCTGCTCTCGGGCATCTACGAGCCCACCCGCGGATCGGCCACCGTGCGGGGCCGGGTGGCGCCGGTGTTCGATCTCGGGGTCGGGATGGACCCGGAGATCTCGGGGTTCGAGAACATCATCATCCGCGGCCTGTTCCTCGGCCAGACCCGCAAGCAGATGATGGCCAAGGTCGACGAGATCGCCGACTTCACCGAGCTCGGCGACTATCTGTCGATGCCGCTGCGCACCTACTCCACCGGCATGCGGGTGCGGCTGGCGATGGGCGTGGTCACCAGCATCGACCCGGAGATCCTGCTGCTCGACGAGGGCATCGGCGCGGTCGACGCGGAGTTCATGAAGAAGGCCCGTACCCGGCTGCAGAGTCTGGTGGCCCGCTCCGGAATCCTGGTGTTCGCAAGCCATTCCAACGAGTTCCTGGCCCAGCTGTGCAAGACGGCGATGTGGGTGGATCACGGCACCATCAAGATGACCGGCGGCATCGAGGAGGTCGTCGGCGCCTACGAGGGCCCGGATGCGGCCCGGCACGTGCGTGAGGTGCTCGCCGAGAACGCCCGTGACGATGCCTGA
- the glfT1 gene encoding galactofuranosyltransferase GlfT1: MPEQVADERSREEHVTAVVVTHRRVGELSVSLQAVCGQTRPPDHLIVVDNDDDPAVRELVAGQPVASTYLGSRRNLGGAGGFALGMLHALSLGADWVWLADDDGRPADPSVLATLLACAAEHSLSEVSPMVCDLDDPSRLAFPLRRGLAWRRHVAELRVDGAGDLLPGIASLFNGALFRAEALESVGVPDLRLFIRGDEVDVHRRLVLSGLRFGTCLEAVYLHPQGSDEFKPILGGRMHTQYPSDEAKRFYTYRNRGYLQAQRGLRRLIPQEWLRFGWFFLVTRRDPAGLRDWLRLRRLGRQEKFERFRRA, from the coding sequence ATGCCTGAGCAGGTGGCCGATGAGCGCTCCCGCGAAGAGCACGTAACCGCGGTCGTCGTCACCCACCGCCGGGTGGGCGAACTGTCCGTCTCACTGCAGGCGGTGTGCGGCCAGACCCGCCCGCCCGATCACCTGATCGTCGTCGACAATGACGACGATCCGGCCGTGCGCGAGCTGGTGGCCGGCCAGCCGGTTGCGTCAACCTACCTGGGTTCGCGCCGGAACCTCGGTGGCGCAGGCGGTTTCGCACTCGGCATGCTGCACGCCCTGAGCCTCGGGGCGGACTGGGTGTGGCTGGCCGACGATGACGGGCGCCCCGCCGACCCGAGCGTACTGGCCACCTTGTTGGCCTGCGCGGCAGAGCATTCGCTGTCCGAGGTGTCACCCATGGTGTGCGATCTCGACGATCCCAGCCGGTTGGCGTTCCCACTGCGGCGCGGCCTGGCCTGGCGCCGGCACGTCGCCGAACTGCGTGTCGACGGCGCCGGTGACCTGCTGCCCGGCATCGCCTCGCTGTTCAACGGTGCGCTGTTTCGCGCCGAGGCCCTGGAATCGGTCGGCGTGCCCGATCTGCGGTTGTTCATCCGCGGCGACGAGGTCGACGTGCACCGCCGGCTGGTGCTGTCCGGTCTGCGGTTCGGCACCTGCCTGGAGGCGGTGTACCTGCATCCGCAGGGGTCCGACGAGTTCAAGCCGATCCTCGGCGGCCGCATGCACACGCAGTACCCGTCCGACGAGGCCAAACGGTTCTACACCTACCGCAATCGCGGATACCTGCAGGCGCAGCGGGGATTACGGCGCCTCATTCCGCAGGAGTGGCTGCGGTTCGGCTGGTTCTTCCTGGTGACCCGCCGCGACCCGGCGGGGTTGCGCGACTGGCTGCGACTACGACGGTTGGGTAGGCAGGAGAAGTTCGAGAGGTTCAGACGAGCATGA
- the wzm gene encoding galactan export ABC transporter permease subunit Wzm/RfbD gives MTILDAAAQSKTMTRAWGDLRDGFNKRELWLHLGWQDIKQRYRRSVLGPFWITIATGTMAVALGGLYSKLFKLELSEHLPYVTLGLIIWNLINAAIIEGADVFVANEGLIKQLPTPLSVHVYRLVWRQVLLFAHNIIIFVIIAIIFPQHWTWASLAFIPALALIVANCVWVALVFGILATRYRDISPLLFSLVQLLFYMTPIIWNDATLRQQGAEGWAKIIEFNPLLHYVDIVRAPLLGADQELRHWIVVLVCTTVGWICAAFAMRQYRARVPYWV, from the coding sequence ATGACGATTCTTGACGCCGCGGCGCAGTCCAAGACCATGACCCGCGCCTGGGGCGATCTGCGCGACGGGTTCAACAAGCGCGAGCTGTGGCTACACCTGGGCTGGCAGGACATCAAGCAGCGTTACCGGCGTTCGGTGCTGGGGCCCTTCTGGATCACCATCGCCACCGGCACCATGGCGGTCGCGCTCGGTGGGCTGTACTCGAAGCTGTTCAAGTTGGAGCTATCCGAGCATCTGCCCTATGTCACGCTCGGCCTGATCATCTGGAACCTGATCAACGCGGCCATCATCGAGGGTGCCGACGTGTTCGTCGCCAACGAGGGCTTGATCAAACAGCTGCCCACACCGCTGAGTGTGCACGTCTACCGGCTGGTGTGGCGTCAGGTCCTTTTGTTCGCGCACAACATCATCATCTTCGTGATCATCGCGATCATCTTCCCGCAGCACTGGACGTGGGCCTCGCTGGCCTTCATCCCGGCGCTGGCGCTGATCGTCGCCAATTGCGTATGGGTGGCACTGGTTTTCGGCATTCTGGCGACCCGCTACCGCGATATCAGCCCGCTGCTGTTCAGCCTGGTCCAGCTGCTCTTCTACATGACGCCGATCATCTGGAACGACGCCACGCTGCGCCAGCAGGGCGCCGAGGGCTGGGCGAAGATCATCGAGTTCAACCCGCTGCTGCACTATGTGGACATCGTGCGGGCGCCGCTGCTGGGCGCCGATCAGGAACTGCGGCACTGGATCGTGGTGCTGGTCTGCACGACCGTGGGCTGGATCTGTGCCGCGTTCGCCATGCGCCAGTACCGGGCACGGGTGCCGTACTGGGTGTGA
- a CDS encoding alpha/beta fold hydrolase — translation MGISLTAPDGTELVAEVTGSGPPVVFVHGSNGGLDSWADIGDRLTGHQVVRYARRNHPPSGTGPAPNSFAVEAGDLQSVLDTVGRAHVVGGSYGATVALHAALADAGRIASLALFEPPLLQSGPRLAPIIEQYQRLYVTVRYADALELFLRDAARMPAELIAQGAPIPDDPVAAMSALADLEAMAGDTDDVGRWGGIDVPVLLMQGGLSWPPLPEGMDLLAAALPRAQRVIWPDQSHFATATAPELVAAALQTFLDSLVGS, via the coding sequence GTGGGCATCTCGCTGACTGCACCGGACGGCACCGAACTCGTCGCCGAAGTCACCGGGTCGGGTCCGCCGGTCGTCTTCGTGCACGGCTCCAACGGCGGGCTGGACTCGTGGGCCGACATCGGCGACCGGCTGACCGGTCATCAGGTGGTGCGATACGCCCGCCGCAACCATCCGCCCAGCGGGACCGGGCCGGCGCCGAACAGTTTCGCCGTCGAGGCCGGCGATCTGCAGTCGGTGCTCGACACCGTCGGACGTGCGCACGTGGTGGGCGGCTCCTACGGGGCCACCGTCGCGCTGCACGCCGCGCTGGCCGATGCCGGTCGCATCGCGTCGCTGGCGTTGTTCGAGCCGCCATTGCTGCAGTCGGGTCCGCGGCTGGCGCCGATCATCGAGCAGTACCAGCGGCTCTACGTCACCGTCCGCTACGCCGACGCGCTCGAACTGTTCCTGCGGGACGCTGCGCGGATGCCGGCCGAGCTCATCGCCCAGGGTGCACCGATCCCGGACGATCCGGTGGCGGCCATGTCCGCGCTGGCCGATCTGGAGGCGATGGCCGGCGACACCGACGATGTCGGCCGGTGGGGCGGCATCGACGTCCCGGTCCTGCTGATGCAGGGCGGGCTCAGTTGGCCGCCGCTGCCGGAGGGGATGGATCTGCTGGCCGCGGCGCTGCCGCGTGCCCAGCGGGTGATCTGGCCCGATCAGTCGCATTTCGCGACCGCCACCGCCCCGGAGCTGGTGGCCGCGGCGCTGCAGACATTCCTCGATTCACTTGTCGGGTCCTAG